A section of the Oncorhynchus nerka isolate Pitt River linkage group LG3, Oner_Uvic_2.0, whole genome shotgun sequence genome encodes:
- the LOC115102675 gene encoding dual specificity tyrosine-phosphorylation-regulated kinase 1B-like isoform X2, which produces MVITSSVEEKPQPSNRMVANLPTDSWINNPEQSRYLPTQSHLLRKPTKSGSSSGCKPPSSTLCQPAALGFSPAEPTMSSQHSHPSFSNIHSMAEQQQVLSDATILQRRIPPSFRDPASAPLRKLSVDLIKTYKHINEVYYTKKKRRAQQVPPEDSSTKKERKVYNDGYDDDNYDYIVKNGEKWLDRYEIDSLIGKGSFGQVVKAYDHHEQEWVAIKIIKNKKAFLNQAQIELRLLELMNKHDTEMKYYIVHLKRHFMFRNHLCLVFELLSYNLYDLLRNTNFRGVSLNLTRKFAQQLCTALLFLATPELSIIHCDLKPENILLCNPKRSAIKIVDFGSSCQLGQRIYQYIQSRFYRSPEVLLGMPYDLAIDMWSLGCILVEMHTGEPLFSGSNEVDQMNKIVEVLGVPPNHMLDQAPKARKYFDKLSDGLWTVKKNKDIKKVLYPSASEYKPPATRRLHEILGVETGGPGGRRGGEQGHAPCDYLKFKDLILRMLDYDPKTRITPFYALQHNFFKKTTDEGTNTSSSTSTSPAMDHSHSTSTTSSVSSSGGSSGSSNDNRNYRYSNRYYNSAVTHSDYEMQSPQAPSQQQLRLWPGGEGGMGPLSNSGSSVGDPPYPQLLLHKPAATQHSRHFLGGGGVGGMMEPHHPHPIYGGHHGNGRGLRQTGQGNQPQGQASQGQQGQPLMPISSPQMPDSIELSLTHHHHLGQSSIMPPPSSLDSSQYGSSNLHLGLSAFRTRTVMAPQPPPAGSQQQLAQPPASQDSLVAASGLGYIPPCYPGSNNNNNPPQGSVVGGGMLTGGPPPRGVGGGGRPDSEESTMMGVCGNGGGGGQNTANS; this is translated from the exons GTGGAAGCAGCTCAGGATGCAAgcccccctcctctaccctctgccAGCCTGCCGCCTTGGGCTTCTCCCCCGCTGAGCCAACCATGTCGAGCCAGCACAGCCACCCCTCCTTCAGCAACATCCACTCCATGGCTGAACAGCAGCAG GTGCTGTCTGATGCGACCATACTGCAGAGGAGGATCCCCCCAAGTTTTAGAGATCCCGCCAGCGCACCGCTGAGAAAACTCTCTGTCGATCTGATCAAGACTTACAAGCACATCAATGAG GTGTACTACACGAAGAAGAAGCGGCGTGCCCAGCAGGTGCCCCCGGAGGACTCGAGCACTAAGAAGGAGCGGAAGGTGTACAATGATGGCTACGACGACGACAACTACGACTACATCGTCAAGAACGGAGAGAAGTGGCTGGACCGCTACGAGATTGACTCGCTCATCGGCAAGGGCTCCTTCGGGCAG GTGGTGAAAGCCTATGACCACCACGAGCAGGAGTGGGTGGCCATCAAGATCATCAAGAACAAGAAAGCCTTCCTGAACCAGGCCCAGATAGAGCTGCGACTGCTGGAGCTCATGAACAAACACGACACCGAGATGAAGTACTACAtag tcCACCTGAAGAGGCACTTCATGTTCCGGAACCACCTGTGCCTGGTGTTCGAGCTTCTCTCCTACAACCTGTACGACCTCCTGCGCAACACCAACTTCCGCGGCGTCTCTCTCAACCTGACCAGAAAGTTTGCCCAGCAGCTGTGCACGGCGCTGCTGTTCCTGGCCACGCCCGAGCTTAGCATCATCCACTGCGACCTCAAGCCCGAGAACATCCTGCTGTGCAACCCCAAGCGCAGCGCCATCAAGATCGTGGACTTTGGCAGCTCTTGTCAACTAGGCCAGAGG ATCTACCAGTACATCCAGAGTCGGTTCTACAGATCTCCGGAGGTGTTGCTGGGCATGCCCTACGACCTGGCCATTGACATGTGGTCCCTGGGCTGCATCCTGGTGGAGATGCACACGGGAGAACCCCTCTTCAGCGGCTCCAACGAG gtggatcAGATGAATAAGATAGTGGAGGTGCTGGGCGTCCCTCCCAACCACATGCTGGATCAGGCTCCCAAAGCACGGAAGTACTTTGACAAGCTGTCCGACGGTCTGTGGACCGTCAAGAAGAACAAGGACATAAAGAAGGTACTTTACCCCTCGGCCTCC GAGTACAAGCCTCCTGCGACGCGGCGGCTCCATGAGATCTTGGGGGTGGAGACTGGGGGTCCTGGCGGGAGGCGGGGCGGAGAGCAGGGGCACGCTCCCTGCGATTACCTGAAGTTCAAGGACCTGATCCTGCGCATGCTGGACTATGACCCCAAGACACGCATCACGCCCTTCTATGCGCTGCAGCACAACTTCTTCAAGAAGACGACGGACGAGGGCACTAACACCAGCAGTTCCACCTCCACCAGCCCGGCCATGGACCACAGccactccacctccaccaccagctCCGTCTCCAGCTCCG GTGGATCTAGCGGTTCTTCCAATGACAACCGGAATTACCGGTATAGTAACCGGTACTACAACAGTGCAGTTACTCACTCAGACTACGAGATGCAGAGTCCACAG GCTCCATCTCAGCAGCAGCTGCGCCTCTGGCCGGGTGGAGAGGGGGGCATGGGTCCCCTGTCCAACAGCGGCAGTAGCGTTGGCGACCCCCCATACCCCCAGCTGCTGCTGCACAAGCCGGCGGCCACACAGCACTCACGCCACTTCCTGGGAGGCGGCGGCGTCGGGGGCATGATGGAACCCCACCACCCGCACCCCATCTACGGCGGTCACCACGGCAATGGGCGGGGCCTGCGGCAGACAGGGCAGGGGAACCAGCCCCAGGGCCAGGCTTCACAGGGCCAGCAGGGCCAGCCCCTGATGCCCATCTCCTCCCCACAGATGCCGGATAGCATCGAGCTCAGCctcacacaccaccaccatctgGGTCAGTCTTCCATCATGCCGCCCCCATCCAGCTTGGACTCCAGCCAGTACGGCTCCTCCAACCTCCACCTGGGCCTCTCTGCCTTTCGGACTAGGACGGTCATGGCCCCCCAGCCGCCCCCCGCCGGCTCTCAGCAACAGTTGGCTCAGCCCCCAGCCTCTCAGGACAGCTTGGTCGCTGCCTCCGGGCTTGGATACATCCCCCCATGTTACCCGGgaagtaacaacaataacaaccctCCCCAGGGTAGCGTGGTCGGGGGCGGGATGCTCACTGGGGGGCCCCCACCCAGGGGagtagggggtggggggaggCCGGACTCTGAGGAGTCCACCATGATGGGTGTGTGCGGCAATGGAGGAGGCGGTGGTCAGAACACG
- the LOC115102675 gene encoding dual specificity tyrosine-phosphorylation-regulated kinase 1B-like isoform X4, giving the protein MVITSSVEEKPQPSNRMVANLPTDSWINNPEQSRYLPTQSHLLRKPTKSGSSSGCKPPSSTLCQPAALGFSPAEPTMSSQHSHPSFSNIHSMAEQQQVLSDATILQRRIPPSFRDPASAPLRKLSVDLIKTYKHINEVYYTKKKRRAQQVPPEDSSTKKERKVYNDGYDDDNYDYIVKNGEKWLDRYEIDSLIGKGSFGQVVKAYDHHEQEWVAIKIIKNKKAFLNQAQIELRLLELMNKHDTEMKYYIVHLKRHFMFRNHLCLVFELLSYNLYDLLRNTNFRGVSLNLTRKFAQQLCTALLFLATPELSIIHCDLKPENILLCNPKRSAIKIVDFGSSCQLGQRIYQYIQSRFYRSPEVLLGMPYDLAIDMWSLGCILVEMHTGEPLFSGSNEVDQMNKIVEVLGVPPNHMLDQAPKARKYFDKLSDGLWTVKKNKDIKKEYKPPATRRLHEILGVETGGPGGRRGGEQGHAPCDYLKFKDLILRMLDYDPKTRITPFYALQHNFFKKTTDEGTNTSSSTSTSPAMDHSHSTSTTSSVSSSGGSSGSSNDNRNYRYSNRYYNSAVTHSDYEMQSPQAPSQQQLRLWPGGEGGMGPLSNSGSSVGDPPYPQLLLHKPAATQHSRHFLGGGGVGGMMEPHHPHPIYGGHHGNGRGLRQTGQGNQPQGQASQGQQGQPLMPISSPQMPDSIELSLTHHHHLGQSSIMPPPSSLDSSQYGSSNLHLGLSAFRTRTVMAPQPPPAGSQQQLAQPPASQDSLVAASGLGYIPPCYPGSNNNNNPPQGSVVGGGMLTGGPPPRGVGGGGRPDSEESTMMGVCGNGGGGGQNTANS; this is encoded by the exons GTGGAAGCAGCTCAGGATGCAAgcccccctcctctaccctctgccAGCCTGCCGCCTTGGGCTTCTCCCCCGCTGAGCCAACCATGTCGAGCCAGCACAGCCACCCCTCCTTCAGCAACATCCACTCCATGGCTGAACAGCAGCAG GTGCTGTCTGATGCGACCATACTGCAGAGGAGGATCCCCCCAAGTTTTAGAGATCCCGCCAGCGCACCGCTGAGAAAACTCTCTGTCGATCTGATCAAGACTTACAAGCACATCAATGAG GTGTACTACACGAAGAAGAAGCGGCGTGCCCAGCAGGTGCCCCCGGAGGACTCGAGCACTAAGAAGGAGCGGAAGGTGTACAATGATGGCTACGACGACGACAACTACGACTACATCGTCAAGAACGGAGAGAAGTGGCTGGACCGCTACGAGATTGACTCGCTCATCGGCAAGGGCTCCTTCGGGCAG GTGGTGAAAGCCTATGACCACCACGAGCAGGAGTGGGTGGCCATCAAGATCATCAAGAACAAGAAAGCCTTCCTGAACCAGGCCCAGATAGAGCTGCGACTGCTGGAGCTCATGAACAAACACGACACCGAGATGAAGTACTACAtag tcCACCTGAAGAGGCACTTCATGTTCCGGAACCACCTGTGCCTGGTGTTCGAGCTTCTCTCCTACAACCTGTACGACCTCCTGCGCAACACCAACTTCCGCGGCGTCTCTCTCAACCTGACCAGAAAGTTTGCCCAGCAGCTGTGCACGGCGCTGCTGTTCCTGGCCACGCCCGAGCTTAGCATCATCCACTGCGACCTCAAGCCCGAGAACATCCTGCTGTGCAACCCCAAGCGCAGCGCCATCAAGATCGTGGACTTTGGCAGCTCTTGTCAACTAGGCCAGAGG ATCTACCAGTACATCCAGAGTCGGTTCTACAGATCTCCGGAGGTGTTGCTGGGCATGCCCTACGACCTGGCCATTGACATGTGGTCCCTGGGCTGCATCCTGGTGGAGATGCACACGGGAGAACCCCTCTTCAGCGGCTCCAACGAG gtggatcAGATGAATAAGATAGTGGAGGTGCTGGGCGTCCCTCCCAACCACATGCTGGATCAGGCTCCCAAAGCACGGAAGTACTTTGACAAGCTGTCCGACGGTCTGTGGACCGTCAAGAAGAACAAGGACATAAAGAAG GAGTACAAGCCTCCTGCGACGCGGCGGCTCCATGAGATCTTGGGGGTGGAGACTGGGGGTCCTGGCGGGAGGCGGGGCGGAGAGCAGGGGCACGCTCCCTGCGATTACCTGAAGTTCAAGGACCTGATCCTGCGCATGCTGGACTATGACCCCAAGACACGCATCACGCCCTTCTATGCGCTGCAGCACAACTTCTTCAAGAAGACGACGGACGAGGGCACTAACACCAGCAGTTCCACCTCCACCAGCCCGGCCATGGACCACAGccactccacctccaccaccagctCCGTCTCCAGCTCCG GTGGATCTAGCGGTTCTTCCAATGACAACCGGAATTACCGGTATAGTAACCGGTACTACAACAGTGCAGTTACTCACTCAGACTACGAGATGCAGAGTCCACAG GCTCCATCTCAGCAGCAGCTGCGCCTCTGGCCGGGTGGAGAGGGGGGCATGGGTCCCCTGTCCAACAGCGGCAGTAGCGTTGGCGACCCCCCATACCCCCAGCTGCTGCTGCACAAGCCGGCGGCCACACAGCACTCACGCCACTTCCTGGGAGGCGGCGGCGTCGGGGGCATGATGGAACCCCACCACCCGCACCCCATCTACGGCGGTCACCACGGCAATGGGCGGGGCCTGCGGCAGACAGGGCAGGGGAACCAGCCCCAGGGCCAGGCTTCACAGGGCCAGCAGGGCCAGCCCCTGATGCCCATCTCCTCCCCACAGATGCCGGATAGCATCGAGCTCAGCctcacacaccaccaccatctgGGTCAGTCTTCCATCATGCCGCCCCCATCCAGCTTGGACTCCAGCCAGTACGGCTCCTCCAACCTCCACCTGGGCCTCTCTGCCTTTCGGACTAGGACGGTCATGGCCCCCCAGCCGCCCCCCGCCGGCTCTCAGCAACAGTTGGCTCAGCCCCCAGCCTCTCAGGACAGCTTGGTCGCTGCCTCCGGGCTTGGATACATCCCCCCATGTTACCCGGgaagtaacaacaataacaaccctCCCCAGGGTAGCGTGGTCGGGGGCGGGATGCTCACTGGGGGGCCCCCACCCAGGGGagtagggggtggggggaggCCGGACTCTGAGGAGTCCACCATGATGGGTGTGTGCGGCAATGGAGGAGGCGGTGGTCAGAACACG
- the LOC115102675 gene encoding dual specificity tyrosine-phosphorylation-regulated kinase 1B-like isoform X1 — protein MVITSSVEEKPQPSNRMVANLPTDSWINNPEQSRYLPTQSHLLRKPTKSGSSSGCKPPSSTLCQPAALGFSPAEPTMSSQHSHPSFSNIHSMAEQQQVLSDATILQRRIPPSFRDPASAPLRKLSVDLIKTYKHINEVYYTKKKRRAQQVPPEDSSTKKERKVYNDGYDDDNYDYIVKNGEKWLDRYEIDSLIGKGSFGQVVKAYDHHEQEWVAIKIIKNKKAFLNQAQIELRLLELMNKHDTEMKYYIVHLKRHFMFRNHLCLVFELLSYNLYDLLRNTNFRGVSLNLTRKFAQQLCTALLFLATPELSIIHCDLKPENILLCNPKRSAIKIVDFGSSCQLGQRIYQYIQSRFYRSPEVLLGMPYDLAIDMWSLGCILVEMHTGEPLFSGSNEVDQMNKIVEVLGVPPNHMLDQAPKARKYFDKLSDGLWTVKKNKDIKKVLYPSASEYKPPATRRLHEILGVETGGPGGRRGGEQGHAPCDYLKFKDLILRMLDYDPKTRITPFYALQHNFFKKTTDEGTNTSSSTSTSPAMDHSHSTSTTSSVSSSGTGHSSGSSGSSNDNRNYRYSNRYYNSAVTHSDYEMQSPQAPSQQQLRLWPGGEGGMGPLSNSGSSVGDPPYPQLLLHKPAATQHSRHFLGGGGVGGMMEPHHPHPIYGGHHGNGRGLRQTGQGNQPQGQASQGQQGQPLMPISSPQMPDSIELSLTHHHHLGQSSIMPPPSSLDSSQYGSSNLHLGLSAFRTRTVMAPQPPPAGSQQQLAQPPASQDSLVAASGLGYIPPCYPGSNNNNNPPQGSVVGGGMLTGGPPPRGVGGGGRPDSEESTMMGVCGNGGGGGQNTANS, from the exons GTGGAAGCAGCTCAGGATGCAAgcccccctcctctaccctctgccAGCCTGCCGCCTTGGGCTTCTCCCCCGCTGAGCCAACCATGTCGAGCCAGCACAGCCACCCCTCCTTCAGCAACATCCACTCCATGGCTGAACAGCAGCAG GTGCTGTCTGATGCGACCATACTGCAGAGGAGGATCCCCCCAAGTTTTAGAGATCCCGCCAGCGCACCGCTGAGAAAACTCTCTGTCGATCTGATCAAGACTTACAAGCACATCAATGAG GTGTACTACACGAAGAAGAAGCGGCGTGCCCAGCAGGTGCCCCCGGAGGACTCGAGCACTAAGAAGGAGCGGAAGGTGTACAATGATGGCTACGACGACGACAACTACGACTACATCGTCAAGAACGGAGAGAAGTGGCTGGACCGCTACGAGATTGACTCGCTCATCGGCAAGGGCTCCTTCGGGCAG GTGGTGAAAGCCTATGACCACCACGAGCAGGAGTGGGTGGCCATCAAGATCATCAAGAACAAGAAAGCCTTCCTGAACCAGGCCCAGATAGAGCTGCGACTGCTGGAGCTCATGAACAAACACGACACCGAGATGAAGTACTACAtag tcCACCTGAAGAGGCACTTCATGTTCCGGAACCACCTGTGCCTGGTGTTCGAGCTTCTCTCCTACAACCTGTACGACCTCCTGCGCAACACCAACTTCCGCGGCGTCTCTCTCAACCTGACCAGAAAGTTTGCCCAGCAGCTGTGCACGGCGCTGCTGTTCCTGGCCACGCCCGAGCTTAGCATCATCCACTGCGACCTCAAGCCCGAGAACATCCTGCTGTGCAACCCCAAGCGCAGCGCCATCAAGATCGTGGACTTTGGCAGCTCTTGTCAACTAGGCCAGAGG ATCTACCAGTACATCCAGAGTCGGTTCTACAGATCTCCGGAGGTGTTGCTGGGCATGCCCTACGACCTGGCCATTGACATGTGGTCCCTGGGCTGCATCCTGGTGGAGATGCACACGGGAGAACCCCTCTTCAGCGGCTCCAACGAG gtggatcAGATGAATAAGATAGTGGAGGTGCTGGGCGTCCCTCCCAACCACATGCTGGATCAGGCTCCCAAAGCACGGAAGTACTTTGACAAGCTGTCCGACGGTCTGTGGACCGTCAAGAAGAACAAGGACATAAAGAAGGTACTTTACCCCTCGGCCTCC GAGTACAAGCCTCCTGCGACGCGGCGGCTCCATGAGATCTTGGGGGTGGAGACTGGGGGTCCTGGCGGGAGGCGGGGCGGAGAGCAGGGGCACGCTCCCTGCGATTACCTGAAGTTCAAGGACCTGATCCTGCGCATGCTGGACTATGACCCCAAGACACGCATCACGCCCTTCTATGCGCTGCAGCACAACTTCTTCAAGAAGACGACGGACGAGGGCACTAACACCAGCAGTTCCACCTCCACCAGCCCGGCCATGGACCACAGccactccacctccaccaccagctCCGTCTCCAGCTCCGGTACGGGACACAGCA GTGGATCTAGCGGTTCTTCCAATGACAACCGGAATTACCGGTATAGTAACCGGTACTACAACAGTGCAGTTACTCACTCAGACTACGAGATGCAGAGTCCACAG GCTCCATCTCAGCAGCAGCTGCGCCTCTGGCCGGGTGGAGAGGGGGGCATGGGTCCCCTGTCCAACAGCGGCAGTAGCGTTGGCGACCCCCCATACCCCCAGCTGCTGCTGCACAAGCCGGCGGCCACACAGCACTCACGCCACTTCCTGGGAGGCGGCGGCGTCGGGGGCATGATGGAACCCCACCACCCGCACCCCATCTACGGCGGTCACCACGGCAATGGGCGGGGCCTGCGGCAGACAGGGCAGGGGAACCAGCCCCAGGGCCAGGCTTCACAGGGCCAGCAGGGCCAGCCCCTGATGCCCATCTCCTCCCCACAGATGCCGGATAGCATCGAGCTCAGCctcacacaccaccaccatctgGGTCAGTCTTCCATCATGCCGCCCCCATCCAGCTTGGACTCCAGCCAGTACGGCTCCTCCAACCTCCACCTGGGCCTCTCTGCCTTTCGGACTAGGACGGTCATGGCCCCCCAGCCGCCCCCCGCCGGCTCTCAGCAACAGTTGGCTCAGCCCCCAGCCTCTCAGGACAGCTTGGTCGCTGCCTCCGGGCTTGGATACATCCCCCCATGTTACCCGGgaagtaacaacaataacaaccctCCCCAGGGTAGCGTGGTCGGGGGCGGGATGCTCACTGGGGGGCCCCCACCCAGGGGagtagggggtggggggaggCCGGACTCTGAGGAGTCCACCATGATGGGTGTGTGCGGCAATGGAGGAGGCGGTGGTCAGAACACG
- the LOC115102675 gene encoding dual specificity tyrosine-phosphorylation-regulated kinase 1B-like isoform X3 produces the protein MVITSSVEEKPQPSNRMVANLPTDSWINNPEQSRYLPTQSHLLRKPTKSGSSSGCKPPSSTLCQPAALGFSPAEPTMSSQHSHPSFSNIHSMAEQQQVLSDATILQRRIPPSFRDPASAPLRKLSVDLIKTYKHINEVYYTKKKRRAQQVPPEDSSTKKERKVYNDGYDDDNYDYIVKNGEKWLDRYEIDSLIGKGSFGQVVKAYDHHEQEWVAIKIIKNKKAFLNQAQIELRLLELMNKHDTEMKYYIVHLKRHFMFRNHLCLVFELLSYNLYDLLRNTNFRGVSLNLTRKFAQQLCTALLFLATPELSIIHCDLKPENILLCNPKRSAIKIVDFGSSCQLGQRIYQYIQSRFYRSPEVLLGMPYDLAIDMWSLGCILVEMHTGEPLFSGSNEVDQMNKIVEVLGVPPNHMLDQAPKARKYFDKLSDGLWTVKKNKDIKKEYKPPATRRLHEILGVETGGPGGRRGGEQGHAPCDYLKFKDLILRMLDYDPKTRITPFYALQHNFFKKTTDEGTNTSSSTSTSPAMDHSHSTSTTSSVSSSGTGHSSGSSGSSNDNRNYRYSNRYYNSAVTHSDYEMQSPQAPSQQQLRLWPGGEGGMGPLSNSGSSVGDPPYPQLLLHKPAATQHSRHFLGGGGVGGMMEPHHPHPIYGGHHGNGRGLRQTGQGNQPQGQASQGQQGQPLMPISSPQMPDSIELSLTHHHHLGQSSIMPPPSSLDSSQYGSSNLHLGLSAFRTRTVMAPQPPPAGSQQQLAQPPASQDSLVAASGLGYIPPCYPGSNNNNNPPQGSVVGGGMLTGGPPPRGVGGGGRPDSEESTMMGVCGNGGGGGQNTANS, from the exons GTGGAAGCAGCTCAGGATGCAAgcccccctcctctaccctctgccAGCCTGCCGCCTTGGGCTTCTCCCCCGCTGAGCCAACCATGTCGAGCCAGCACAGCCACCCCTCCTTCAGCAACATCCACTCCATGGCTGAACAGCAGCAG GTGCTGTCTGATGCGACCATACTGCAGAGGAGGATCCCCCCAAGTTTTAGAGATCCCGCCAGCGCACCGCTGAGAAAACTCTCTGTCGATCTGATCAAGACTTACAAGCACATCAATGAG GTGTACTACACGAAGAAGAAGCGGCGTGCCCAGCAGGTGCCCCCGGAGGACTCGAGCACTAAGAAGGAGCGGAAGGTGTACAATGATGGCTACGACGACGACAACTACGACTACATCGTCAAGAACGGAGAGAAGTGGCTGGACCGCTACGAGATTGACTCGCTCATCGGCAAGGGCTCCTTCGGGCAG GTGGTGAAAGCCTATGACCACCACGAGCAGGAGTGGGTGGCCATCAAGATCATCAAGAACAAGAAAGCCTTCCTGAACCAGGCCCAGATAGAGCTGCGACTGCTGGAGCTCATGAACAAACACGACACCGAGATGAAGTACTACAtag tcCACCTGAAGAGGCACTTCATGTTCCGGAACCACCTGTGCCTGGTGTTCGAGCTTCTCTCCTACAACCTGTACGACCTCCTGCGCAACACCAACTTCCGCGGCGTCTCTCTCAACCTGACCAGAAAGTTTGCCCAGCAGCTGTGCACGGCGCTGCTGTTCCTGGCCACGCCCGAGCTTAGCATCATCCACTGCGACCTCAAGCCCGAGAACATCCTGCTGTGCAACCCCAAGCGCAGCGCCATCAAGATCGTGGACTTTGGCAGCTCTTGTCAACTAGGCCAGAGG ATCTACCAGTACATCCAGAGTCGGTTCTACAGATCTCCGGAGGTGTTGCTGGGCATGCCCTACGACCTGGCCATTGACATGTGGTCCCTGGGCTGCATCCTGGTGGAGATGCACACGGGAGAACCCCTCTTCAGCGGCTCCAACGAG gtggatcAGATGAATAAGATAGTGGAGGTGCTGGGCGTCCCTCCCAACCACATGCTGGATCAGGCTCCCAAAGCACGGAAGTACTTTGACAAGCTGTCCGACGGTCTGTGGACCGTCAAGAAGAACAAGGACATAAAGAAG GAGTACAAGCCTCCTGCGACGCGGCGGCTCCATGAGATCTTGGGGGTGGAGACTGGGGGTCCTGGCGGGAGGCGGGGCGGAGAGCAGGGGCACGCTCCCTGCGATTACCTGAAGTTCAAGGACCTGATCCTGCGCATGCTGGACTATGACCCCAAGACACGCATCACGCCCTTCTATGCGCTGCAGCACAACTTCTTCAAGAAGACGACGGACGAGGGCACTAACACCAGCAGTTCCACCTCCACCAGCCCGGCCATGGACCACAGccactccacctccaccaccagctCCGTCTCCAGCTCCGGTACGGGACACAGCA GTGGATCTAGCGGTTCTTCCAATGACAACCGGAATTACCGGTATAGTAACCGGTACTACAACAGTGCAGTTACTCACTCAGACTACGAGATGCAGAGTCCACAG GCTCCATCTCAGCAGCAGCTGCGCCTCTGGCCGGGTGGAGAGGGGGGCATGGGTCCCCTGTCCAACAGCGGCAGTAGCGTTGGCGACCCCCCATACCCCCAGCTGCTGCTGCACAAGCCGGCGGCCACACAGCACTCACGCCACTTCCTGGGAGGCGGCGGCGTCGGGGGCATGATGGAACCCCACCACCCGCACCCCATCTACGGCGGTCACCACGGCAATGGGCGGGGCCTGCGGCAGACAGGGCAGGGGAACCAGCCCCAGGGCCAGGCTTCACAGGGCCAGCAGGGCCAGCCCCTGATGCCCATCTCCTCCCCACAGATGCCGGATAGCATCGAGCTCAGCctcacacaccaccaccatctgGGTCAGTCTTCCATCATGCCGCCCCCATCCAGCTTGGACTCCAGCCAGTACGGCTCCTCCAACCTCCACCTGGGCCTCTCTGCCTTTCGGACTAGGACGGTCATGGCCCCCCAGCCGCCCCCCGCCGGCTCTCAGCAACAGTTGGCTCAGCCCCCAGCCTCTCAGGACAGCTTGGTCGCTGCCTCCGGGCTTGGATACATCCCCCCATGTTACCCGGgaagtaacaacaataacaaccctCCCCAGGGTAGCGTGGTCGGGGGCGGGATGCTCACTGGGGGGCCCCCACCCAGGGGagtagggggtggggggaggCCGGACTCTGAGGAGTCCACCATGATGGGTGTGTGCGGCAATGGAGGAGGCGGTGGTCAGAACACG